A part of Lactobacillus sp. ESL0700 genomic DNA contains:
- a CDS encoding phage portal protein, with the protein MEISAMQELLKNKSKEMAKFTNDYEKSLRYYKTQNDITNKNNGKSKTNKDGKDEPLRHADNRVSSNFHQLLVNQEAGYVATVAPQIDVGSQSDSDKVSAVLGDNFNLTLNQLVIDAANAGIAWLHYWIDEDGNFRYGVIEPSQITPIWSTELNRKLLAVLRSYRQFDEEKGEYFNVHEYWTDKECQAFKQTNSADKYELEPYDCFTSYDMTAGYETGQSNVYKHNLGRVPFIAFPKNKFEQPDLLKYKGLIDAYDDIYNGFINDLDDVQEVILVLTNYGGEDIDKFENNLKVHKAIKLDNIGTGDKSGVDKLTIDIPTEARDDALKITREDIFLYGQGVDPSKFESTNASGVAIKMLYSHLEMKAANTETHFRDAINELVRAIMNYLHLSNPEGRKITQTWTRTQVEDDLTQAQTIAQLANYTSKEAIAKNNPLVEDWQQELEDQKQDIAAGDPYATDDDYDKPGKLNGDSDDDKED; encoded by the coding sequence ATGGAAATAAGTGCAATGCAGGAATTGCTTAAAAACAAATCAAAGGAAATGGCTAAGTTTACCAATGATTACGAGAAGTCGCTACGCTATTATAAGACGCAGAATGACATTACCAATAAAAATAACGGTAAGTCTAAAACGAACAAAGATGGTAAGGATGAACCGCTAAGGCATGCAGATAACCGTGTCAGTTCAAACTTTCATCAATTGCTAGTTAATCAAGAAGCAGGTTATGTTGCCACAGTTGCACCACAAATTGATGTGGGTAGTCAGTCAGACAGTGACAAAGTTAGCGCTGTGTTAGGCGATAATTTTAATCTGACACTCAACCAGTTAGTTATCGATGCAGCAAATGCCGGTATAGCTTGGCTACATTATTGGATTGATGAAGACGGCAATTTTAGATATGGAGTAATTGAGCCTAGTCAGATAACGCCCATTTGGTCGACTGAGCTTAATCGTAAGCTATTGGCAGTGTTACGCAGTTATCGGCAGTTTGATGAAGAAAAAGGAGAGTACTTTAACGTTCATGAATACTGGACAGATAAAGAATGCCAGGCTTTTAAACAAACTAATAGCGCTGATAAGTATGAATTAGAACCATATGATTGTTTTACTAGCTATGACATGACGGCAGGCTATGAGACTGGTCAAAGTAATGTGTACAAGCACAACTTGGGTCGAGTTCCGTTTATTGCCTTTCCTAAAAATAAGTTTGAACAGCCAGACTTGCTGAAATACAAGGGACTAATTGATGCTTATGATGATATTTACAACGGCTTTATTAATGATTTAGATGATGTGCAAGAAGTTATTTTGGTGCTGACTAATTATGGCGGTGAAGATATTGACAAATTTGAAAATAATTTGAAAGTTCATAAAGCTATTAAGCTAGACAACATCGGTACTGGCGATAAGTCGGGCGTAGATAAGTTAACGATTGACATTCCAACTGAGGCTCGAGATGATGCGCTGAAGATTACACGTGAGGACATCTTTCTGTATGGCCAAGGAGTTGACCCAAGTAAATTTGAATCAACTAATGCTTCAGGTGTAGCAATTAAAATGCTGTATTCTCACTTGGAAATGAAAGCAGCTAATACTGAAACACATTTTCGGGATGCGATTAATGAGCTAGTCAGGGCAATCATGAACTATCTGCATTTATCTAATCCAGAAGGGCGTAAAATCACGCAGACATGGACGAGAACACAAGTTGAAGATGATTTAACACAGGCACAAACAATCGCTCAGTTGGCTAATTACACGTCAAAGGAAGCAATTGCAAAGAACAACCCACTTGTCGAAGATTGGCAGCAAGAACTAGAAGACCAGAAGCAAGATATTGCTGCAGGTGATCCGTATGCTACTGATGATGATTATGATAAGCCTGGTAAGTTAAACGGTGATTCAGATGACGACAAGGAAGACTAG
- a CDS encoding minor capsid protein — protein sequence MTTRKTRNYWKNRQLELKQRQLDNATDYEAALRSRMKILFNEIQKETDKFLARYAANNDIDVPSARKLLAHVNTTNWQMTLKEFEEKAKAGGFDKELDNEYFKSRIARLENINEQLQKIGGNFVNKESDNMENALASQFQDTYLHQNYNWQDSHNGFSIDFTHFNETQLKQIANQPWQGNNFSKRIWKNYHDVLPDQLTDALLRGTLLGYSADRVTRMLKDRFVDVTNNQVHRLVVTEMGHAAENATAEFYEDSKIEQYEYMATLESHTCEQCGLLDGKVFNVKDRVDGENYPLIHPYCRCTTVPYDNTLPDIETRWMRDPETGKGKIVDSLSFNEWKKQYVDEPRYETVKALLGKHVPNKKKFLAIGKNDNEYNKLWHDLKTVKYIRNSSVEGATPKKREIAEEAYYSFQRDGINASGHAMLQYAMRMHRKKTGRLLYNYETIKRVAKLPANYIDSRNSRLVSYYDKIVVIKEPDTSEIVTIIRQRKPGKRWNKIEAK from the coding sequence ATGACGACAAGGAAGACTAGGAACTACTGGAAGAACCGGCAACTTGAGTTAAAGCAACGTCAGTTGGACAATGCTACGGACTATGAAGCAGCATTGCGCAGTCGAATGAAAATACTGTTTAATGAAATTCAAAAAGAAACTGACAAGTTTCTGGCACGTTATGCAGCGAACAATGACATTGATGTACCTAGTGCAAGAAAGTTGCTGGCTCACGTTAACACAACTAACTGGCAGATGACACTCAAAGAGTTTGAAGAGAAAGCTAAGGCAGGTGGTTTTGACAAAGAGTTAGATAATGAATACTTTAAGAGTAGAATTGCTCGTTTAGAGAATATTAATGAGCAGTTGCAGAAGATTGGTGGTAACTTTGTCAACAAAGAGTCTGACAATATGGAAAATGCGTTAGCAAGTCAATTCCAGGACACTTATTTACACCAGAATTATAATTGGCAGGACTCACATAACGGCTTTAGCATTGATTTTACGCACTTTAATGAAACGCAGCTAAAGCAGATAGCTAATCAACCCTGGCAAGGCAATAACTTTTCTAAGAGAATTTGGAAGAATTACCATGATGTTTTGCCTGATCAGCTAACAGATGCTCTATTAAGAGGAACATTGCTTGGATATTCTGCTGATCGAGTTACAAGAATGCTCAAAGATCGTTTTGTTGACGTCACTAACAATCAAGTTCATCGCTTAGTTGTTACAGAAATGGGACACGCTGCTGAGAACGCAACAGCAGAGTTCTACGAAGATTCTAAAATTGAACAATACGAATACATGGCCACACTTGAGTCGCATACCTGCGAGCAGTGTGGTCTTTTAGATGGCAAAGTTTTCAACGTTAAAGACAGAGTTGACGGTGAGAATTACCCGTTAATTCATCCTTACTGTCGTTGCACAACTGTACCTTATGACAATACCCTGCCAGACATTGAGACACGTTGGATGCGTGACCCAGAAACTGGTAAAGGTAAAATAGTCGATAGCTTGAGCTTCAATGAATGGAAGAAGCAGTATGTTGACGAGCCTAGGTATGAAACAGTTAAGGCTTTGCTTGGTAAGCATGTTCCAAATAAGAAAAAATTTCTCGCTATTGGTAAAAATGATAATGAGTATAATAAGCTTTGGCATGATTTGAAAACTGTTAAATATATCAGAAATTCAAGTGTTGAAGGGGCCACACCTAAGAAACGAGAGATTGCAGAAGAAGCATATTATTCATTTCAAAGAGATGGTATCAATGCTTCTGGACATGCTATGTTACAGTATGCCATGCGAATGCATAGAAAAAAGACTGGTAGACTTTTGTATAATTACGAAACAATTAAACGGGTTGCAAAACTACCTGCTAATTATATTGATAGTAGAAATTCACGACTGGTATCATATTATGATAAAATAGTTGTGATAAAAGAACCTGATACAAGTGAAATAGTGACTATTATTAGACAGCGTAAGCCAGGAAAGAGGTGGAATAAAATTGAAGCAAAGTGA
- a CDS encoding phage scaffolding protein, translating to MKREQLKELGLSEDVIDKVMSMNGEDINAAKGNAAELSTENESLKQQIANRDKDLKKLRKESSDNEDLSKQLKDWQDKYKQDTEQLNQQLSQTKLANAINQALTADKVRNPKAIKGLLNMDDIKLNDKGELIGLDEQIAAIKKSDAYLFDEGSKQPYNPASGSPATNTKAFKDLSLVERVQLKRDNPELFERENEEFKKGIE from the coding sequence ATGAAAAGAGAACAGTTAAAAGAGTTAGGTTTGAGTGAAGATGTTATTGACAAAGTTATGTCAATGAATGGTGAGGACATTAATGCAGCCAAAGGCAATGCTGCCGAGCTTAGCACGGAAAATGAAAGTTTGAAACAACAGATAGCTAATAGAGATAAGGATTTAAAGAAGCTGCGGAAAGAGTCTAGCGATAATGAGGACTTGTCTAAGCAACTTAAGGATTGGCAAGACAAGTATAAGCAAGATACCGAGCAGCTTAATCAACAATTGAGCCAAACTAAGTTGGCTAATGCGATTAATCAGGCTTTGACAGCTGACAAGGTACGCAATCCAAAGGCGATTAAAGGCTTGCTGAATATGGATGACATCAAACTGAATGATAAAGGTGAATTGATTGGCTTAGATGAGCAAATAGCGGCGATTAAGAAGAGCGATGCGTATTTGTTTGACGAAGGCAGCAAACAGCCATACAACCCAGCTAGTGGTAGCCCTGCAACTAATACCAAGGCATTTAAAGATCTATCACTTGTTGAGCGTGTTCAGCTAAAGCGTGATAACCCTGAACTTTTTGAACGAGAAAATGAAGAATTCAAGAAAGGAATTGAATAA
- a CDS encoding HK97 gp10 family phage protein, translated as MSLGTVDDTEFKAFTDKITNAVNSGQLKQAIGESAGRIGQQSLKQFKANTPVDTGNLRRSWTVSGPHYDGMSWNMKLSNNTEYASFVENGHRTRGGGSWVPGQFFMERSKTQIESQLPFLITPLLVKFRNLLS; from the coding sequence ATGAGTTTAGGCACGGTTGATGATACTGAGTTTAAAGCTTTTACAGATAAGATTACGAATGCCGTAAATAGTGGTCAGTTAAAGCAAGCGATTGGTGAGAGTGCTGGTAGAATTGGTCAGCAGTCACTTAAGCAGTTCAAAGCTAATACGCCAGTTGATACTGGTAATTTAAGACGTTCTTGGACTGTATCTGGTCCGCACTATGACGGCATGAGCTGGAACATGAAACTCAGTAACAATACTGAATATGCGTCCTTTGTTGAGAACGGACACCGAACTCGTGGTGGTGGCAGTTGGGTACCTGGACAATTTTTTATGGAGAGGTCAAAAACGCAGATTGAAAGCCAATTGCCATTCTTAATTACGCCATTGTTAGTTAAGTTTAGGAATCTATTATCATGA
- a CDS encoding DUF6838 family protein codes for MTITERIANEIATIFPDAVIYTENQDSNFQEPSFFIQKILTATTPLLFENQDRKYHYQIVYFPSSDHPNADMERVEDKLLDNFTQLMNFADIHNREFDIDTANIVLEVKFEVWTWAIKQDNTIKQRKVEVNGGVKD; via the coding sequence ATGACAATTACAGAGCGCATAGCAAACGAAATAGCAACAATCTTTCCAGATGCAGTAATTTATACAGAGAACCAAGACAGCAACTTTCAGGAGCCGTCTTTTTTTATTCAAAAAATATTGACTGCAACGACACCACTACTATTTGAAAATCAAGACAGAAAATATCACTACCAGATAGTGTATTTTCCAAGCTCTGACCATCCAAATGCAGATATGGAGCGTGTGGAAGACAAGCTGCTAGACAATTTTACACAGCTAATGAATTTTGCCGATATTCATAACCGAGAATTTGATATTGATACAGCTAACATAGTGCTGGAAGTTAAATTTGAGGTTTGGACATGGGCAATCAAGCAAGATAATACGATTAAGCAAAGAAAGGTAGAGGTAAATGGCGGAGTCAAAGACTGA
- a CDS encoding phage tail sheath family protein produces MAGGTWKTQNKRRPGAYINVKGVAQPTSDSSLGRTLLLSNAQLNWGEKGVIELHNDSNFKELLGTTIDDPKLTALKQVLKGAETVLFLNTNDGTRASLNDPALPWKFIAKYPGTRGNDISISLEKDPNNTTIVNVTTLFGTEIVDEQTVTTTTAGSLVSNDYIGITLTAEDGGQSKLEAISAAASYKLTGGTTTPANTEDLMSDAMETENYSVVTTAGYPENSNIHSLLVTTVKRLRDTEGMKIRGVIPANSSINNVNYEGISVVANGLTLSDGTTLSVTDATGYFAGLSSSVDGSASLTYTEIEDAISANPRLNNEKTISALNAGQIVFSTRPGQRVVIEQDINSLTKFTKDKPKSFSKNKVLRVLDEIATDTEQVFEQSYLGKVGNNAAGRDLFKANRVSYLQGLNDSNVIQDFSATDITVNPGEDSDSVVVDLAVKPVDAMEKLYVTINVG; encoded by the coding sequence ATGGCAGGCGGAACATGGAAAACGCAAAATAAACGGCGCCCAGGAGCATATATCAATGTTAAGGGCGTTGCTCAACCAACTTCTGACTCTAGCTTAGGAAGAACGCTGCTACTAAGCAATGCTCAGCTAAATTGGGGTGAAAAGGGAGTAATTGAATTACATAACGATAGTAATTTTAAAGAATTACTTGGGACAACGATTGATGATCCGAAACTTACAGCATTGAAACAGGTACTCAAGGGGGCTGAAACGGTCCTCTTTTTAAATACAAACGATGGTACTAGAGCCAGTCTTAACGACCCAGCTTTGCCTTGGAAGTTTATTGCCAAATATCCAGGTACAAGAGGTAATGATATTTCTATCAGTTTGGAAAAGGATCCAAATAACACAACGATTGTTAATGTGACAACGTTATTCGGCACTGAAATTGTCGATGAGCAAACAGTGACTACAACAACGGCTGGAAGCCTTGTAAGTAACGATTATATCGGCATTACTTTAACCGCTGAAGATGGTGGTCAAAGTAAGTTGGAAGCAATCAGTGCAGCTGCGAGCTACAAGTTAACTGGTGGGACAACCACGCCTGCGAATACTGAAGATCTGATGAGCGATGCAATGGAAACTGAGAACTACTCAGTTGTCACCACGGCTGGTTATCCAGAAAACAGCAATATTCATAGCTTGTTAGTTACTACGGTTAAGCGTCTAAGAGATACGGAGGGCATGAAGATTCGCGGCGTGATTCCGGCAAATTCAAGTATCAATAACGTCAATTACGAAGGCATTTCAGTTGTCGCTAACGGCTTAACGTTAAGTGATGGCACTACTTTATCTGTGACTGATGCTACCGGTTACTTTGCTGGTCTGTCCAGTTCAGTTGATGGGTCAGCATCGCTAACTTATACAGAAATTGAAGACGCAATTAGTGCTAATCCGCGCTTAAATAATGAAAAAACCATCTCAGCGCTGAATGCTGGTCAGATTGTCTTTTCAACGCGTCCAGGTCAACGAGTTGTAATTGAGCAGGATATCAATTCACTGACAAAGTTCACTAAGGATAAGCCTAAGAGTTTCAGCAAAAACAAAGTTCTGCGGGTATTGGACGAGATTGCGACTGATACTGAACAAGTATTTGAACAAAGCTACTTGGGTAAGGTTGGCAATAACGCCGCTGGCCGCGACTTGTTTAAAGCTAATCGAGTAAGCTACTTACAAGGTTTAAACGACAGTAACGTAATTCAAGACTTTAGTGCAACTGATATTACGGTTAATCCGGGCGAAGATAGTGATTCCGTTGTTGTCGATTTGGCAGTCAAGCCTGTGGACGCGATGGAAAAGCTGTACGTCACGATTAACGTAGGATAA
- a CDS encoding phage tail tube protein, translated as MPLEASDFLNGRNAISTKEATVTLTISGQVYKMIECNEFTAKLEKKKEDIQTLGTHWKRKKTTSIEGTGTLSGYLINSNWIKQAMPYVQNGRDLYFDITLTIEDKTTDWGKQVVQLNNVNLDTIPIADFKADDGVMEVKSDFSFEGFSLINEFNGSLA; from the coding sequence ATGCCTTTAGAAGCAAGTGATTTTTTAAATGGTAGAAATGCAATTTCGACCAAGGAAGCGACTGTAACACTAACGATTAGTGGTCAAGTCTATAAGATGATTGAGTGCAACGAATTTACAGCCAAATTAGAGAAGAAAAAGGAAGATATTCAAACACTAGGTACGCACTGGAAGCGGAAGAAGACCACTTCTATTGAAGGAACTGGAACGTTGAGCGGCTACTTGATTAACTCTAATTGGATTAAGCAAGCAATGCCTTATGTTCAGAATGGTCGTGACTTGTACTTTGATATTACTTTAACGATTGAGGACAAGACGACTGATTGGGGAAAGCAAGTTGTTCAACTCAATAATGTCAACCTTGACACCATTCCGATTGCCGATTTCAAGGCTGATGATGGTGTAATGGAAGTTAAATCTGACTTCTCGTTTGAAGGATTTAGCTTAATTAATGAATTTAACGGTAGTTTAGCTTAA
- a CDS encoding tape measure protein, with protein MGVIETTIRLNDAFSGTLRKLESGLSAGTSGFDRLKGALSGGNMFGNATKQSNGFFKSMVGAQVVGSTISKGMALAGSGIRSMVGELNESTVAWDTFDGNMRQIGKTPAQIASARASMQQFAQATIYSSSDMASTYSQLAAIGTKNTGQLVKGFAGLAASATDPKQAMKTLSEQATQMAAKPMVQWQDLKLMMEQAPAGMSAVAKKMHMTTAQLIANSQGKNSSLKSADLLKAIAEVGTNANFSKMATQYKTVGQAADGLRETLANKLQPQFKKFSQIGIDAISKLSDKLSDMNFDSLADKVLNVFDRIKSAFSDVTKGFEMSGAGIEIKKTLQDIGSIITDIMTKASSGGNNNFFTQLGSFAGSVVSGVANTIDGIARALGQMNPATLEALGAAFIILKSGMKGLVFTAVVAGLRNISRLNPGQIKQVAKAIQIFAGALVALKAIKGVVSGISLIGSAISSISEIMEVIGPAIEAGLGAAIGTIAAVLGVITIVIFTAVWAWQNNFLGFHDFISNLFSNLGAIFEPFRQAIGNLGNALAPVGQLLGTIGMIIAGAIVGSLYLLAGAVAVVVDLFSMLIDIVSIVIFSFRFLVDAINVVLQALRDLFTLNWSFSNARNAINQVKSDVNGLKDTFSNLGNIGKNGATAGFINALSNIDSKAKTTQSDLNGIKVPDIALSNARVLNMNNVAANKAGLNKKVKVGYQFDTDPLGAAGLKNPAVKLPVKADTSKLNSTQQAVQSKLGSKPIKMKVATSKVPTPKAPKMKTIKAKVAKPKIPTPKVPKLKTLHVKVARPVIPQPKMPKIKTITAPHISNISMAGSVSAVRSGMNQAVAAVRSGGNRMVAAVHSAITRSVAVARSGAGAMRSAGVMIGAGLAAGMRSEVGAVAAAANALVAQANRAARAKAQIHSPSRLFAEVGSFIGQGMALGMNKTAGLVGAAGAGLIDAANTGGTVGVNYAGSGSITPASLARSQVFSNRSSNSNSQVVTIAKGAIVVNGASKPQQTADDVIDAIEERMVEIDNRRL; from the coding sequence ATGGGAGTAATTGAAACAACTATCAGGCTAAATGATGCTTTTAGTGGAACACTAAGAAAGCTTGAGTCAGGGCTTAGTGCTGGAACAAGCGGCTTTGACAGGCTAAAGGGTGCCTTGAGCGGTGGCAATATGTTTGGCAATGCCACTAAGCAATCCAATGGATTTTTTAAATCGATGGTTGGCGCACAGGTTGTCGGCAGTACGATTAGCAAAGGCATGGCATTAGCTGGTAGCGGCATTCGCAGTATGGTTGGCGAACTAAATGAGTCAACAGTTGCATGGGATACTTTCGATGGCAATATGCGTCAGATTGGTAAGACGCCAGCACAAATTGCTAGTGCTAGAGCTTCGATGCAACAGTTTGCTCAAGCAACCATTTATTCATCTAGTGATATGGCTTCAACATATAGTCAGTTAGCCGCAATTGGCACAAAAAATACTGGACAACTAGTTAAAGGTTTTGCTGGATTAGCCGCTTCGGCTACTGATCCAAAGCAAGCAATGAAGACCTTGTCAGAACAAGCTACCCAAATGGCTGCCAAGCCAATGGTTCAGTGGCAAGACTTAAAGCTAATGATGGAACAGGCACCAGCAGGGATGTCGGCAGTTGCCAAGAAAATGCACATGACAACTGCTCAGCTGATTGCTAATTCTCAAGGCAAGAATAGTTCATTAAAATCGGCTGACTTGCTTAAAGCGATTGCTGAAGTCGGAACAAATGCAAACTTTAGTAAAATGGCAACACAGTATAAGACTGTAGGTCAAGCAGCAGATGGACTACGTGAAACGTTAGCTAATAAATTACAACCGCAATTCAAGAAATTCAGTCAAATTGGTATTGACGCCATTAGTAAATTATCTGACAAATTAAGTGATATGAACTTTGATAGTCTTGCAGACAAGGTTTTAAATGTATTCGATAGAATTAAGTCGGCTTTCAGTGACGTGACTAAAGGATTTGAAATGTCGGGTGCAGGAATAGAAATTAAAAAAACGCTGCAAGACATAGGAAGCATTATTACTGACATCATGACCAAAGCTTCGTCTGGGGGAAATAATAATTTCTTTACTCAACTTGGTAGTTTTGCAGGTAGTGTAGTAAGTGGAGTTGCTAATACGATAGATGGAATAGCTAGAGCATTAGGACAAATGAATCCTGCTACACTTGAAGCTTTAGGTGCCGCTTTTATTATTTTAAAAAGTGGTATGAAAGGACTCGTATTTACAGCTGTTGTTGCAGGATTACGAAATATAAGTCGATTAAATCCTGGTCAAATAAAGCAAGTTGCTAAAGCAATTCAAATATTTGCTGGTGCATTGGTAGCACTGAAAGCGATAAAAGGCGTAGTTAGCGGAATATCGTTGATAGGCAGTGCTATTTCTTCTATATCTGAAATTATGGAAGTTATTGGACCAGCCATTGAAGCTGGTCTAGGAGCAGCAATTGGCACAATAGCAGCAGTATTAGGAGTTATAACAATTGTAATTTTTACAGCGGTATGGGCATGGCAGAACAACTTTTTAGGATTTCATGATTTTATTTCTAATCTTTTTAGTAATCTAGGGGCGATTTTTGAGCCGTTTAGGCAAGCTATTGGTAACTTAGGTAATGCTTTAGCGCCTGTAGGTCAATTGCTAGGTACTATTGGGATGATAATAGCAGGTGCAATAGTTGGATCTTTATATCTTTTAGCAGGAGCAGTTGCTGTGGTTGTGGACCTCTTTTCAATGTTAATTGATATTGTGTCAATTGTGATTTTTTCTTTTAGATTTCTTGTTGATGCAATTAATGTTGTATTACAAGCTTTAAGGGACTTGTTTACTTTAAATTGGAGCTTTAGTAATGCAAGAAATGCAATTAACCAAGTTAAATCCGATGTTAATGGCTTAAAAGATACTTTTAGCAACTTAGGTAATATTGGTAAAAATGGTGCAACAGCAGGATTCATAAATGCTTTGAGTAACATTGATAGTAAAGCTAAGACCACTCAATCTGATTTAAATGGGATTAAGGTACCTGACATTGCTCTGAGCAATGCCAGAGTACTAAATATGAATAATGTTGCAGCTAATAAGGCAGGATTAAATAAAAAAGTTAAAGTCGGTTATCAGTTCGATACTGATCCACTAGGAGCAGCTGGATTAAAGAATCCAGCCGTTAAGCTGCCAGTTAAAGCAGATACTTCTAAATTAAATAGTACACAACAAGCAGTTCAGTCTAAACTTGGCAGTAAACCAATTAAAATGAAAGTTGCTACTTCTAAGGTGCCAACACCAAAGGCTCCTAAGATGAAGACCATCAAAGCTAAAGTTGCTAAGCCGAAAATACCAACTCCTAAAGTACCTAAGCTAAAGACGTTGCATGTTAAAGTCGCAAGGCCAGTTATTCCACAGCCTAAGATGCCGAAGATTAAGACTATTACAGCACCACATATAAGTAACATATCAATGGCAGGTTCAGTTTCTGCAGTAAGGTCTGGTATGAATCAGGCTGTTGCTGCAGTTAGAAGTGGTGGCAATCGAATGGTAGCTGCTGTTCATTCTGCTATTACAAGGTCTGTTGCCGTTGCTAGAAGTGGCGCAGGTGCCATGCGGTCAGCAGGCGTTATGATTGGCGCTGGACTTGCAGCTGGTATGCGTTCAGAGGTTGGTGCAGTAGCCGCTGCAGCTAATGCATTAGTTGCACAAGCTAATCGAGCAGCACGTGCAAAAGCACAAATTCATTCACCATCACGGCTGTTTGCTGAGGTTGGTAGTTTTATCGGTCAAGGTATGGCTTTAGGGATGAATAAGACGGCTGGTTTAGTTGGTGCTGCAGGAGCTGGATTAATTGATGCCGCTAATACAGGTGGCACTGTGGGTGTTAATTATGCTGGTTCTGGTTCAATAACACCAGCAAGTTTGGCACGTAGCCAGGTATTTTCTAATCGTAGCAGCAACAGTAATAGCCAAGTTGTTACCATTGCTAAGGGTGCCATTGTCGTTAACGGTGCAAGCAAGCCACAACAGACAGCTGATGATGTAATTGATGCAATTGAAGAACGCATGGTTGAAATTGATAATAGGAGGCTTTAA
- a CDS encoding late control protein D produces the protein MITFFQIWSRDKKKGYDVKNIVANLKWVTDLNFSAGQLNFDLIYQDKTYLPALGSIVKFYWDHHKVFYGYVFNAKLTHEKVVSVVAYDKTRYLKNQDSIVWKTGTIADRFNNVCKRAGISHKVINKPKHKVAAEVCDGKSYFDMLKSAISKTLRSTGHMYFIYANYSRVELCRAPRKKLKLILDPDSGMTSFTFSKDIDNTANVVKIIQKNVKKSKSKTATASGDNPSKTSFKSVTKKMPSVKRWGKLQITQNKKSKANHAQMVKQAKNVLKQKDLANKTLTIDCLGNLDLVAGNSVEVKIVGYKTIKNCGILKATHNFGTDYNCSLEMKVMASWLANDSTE, from the coding sequence ATGATAACCTTTTTCCAAATATGGTCTAGGGACAAAAAGAAAGGCTACGATGTTAAAAACATTGTAGCCAATCTGAAATGGGTAACGGATTTAAATTTTTCGGCCGGTCAGCTTAATTTTGACTTGATCTATCAGGACAAGACATATCTACCAGCACTTGGTAGTATTGTTAAGTTTTACTGGGACCACCATAAAGTCTTTTATGGTTATGTGTTTAACGCCAAGCTAACTCATGAAAAAGTTGTTTCTGTCGTAGCGTATGATAAGACGCGATACTTGAAGAATCAGGACAGCATTGTCTGGAAGACGGGAACAATCGCTGATCGGTTTAATAACGTCTGCAAGCGTGCAGGTATCAGTCATAAAGTGATTAATAAGCCTAAGCATAAAGTAGCTGCAGAAGTTTGTGACGGCAAGTCATATTTTGACATGCTTAAGTCAGCAATATCTAAGACGTTGCGATCAACTGGGCACATGTATTTCATCTATGCCAATTACTCAAGAGTTGAGTTATGTCGGGCACCGCGTAAGAAGCTTAAGCTGATTCTGGATCCTGATTCTGGCATGACTAGCTTCACTTTTTCTAAGGATATTGATAACACAGCAAATGTAGTTAAGATTATTCAGAAAAATGTTAAGAAGTCTAAGTCGAAAACAGCTACTGCTTCAGGCGATAATCCTTCTAAGACTAGCTTTAAGTCAGTAACTAAAAAGATGCCGAGCGTGAAGCGCTGGGGCAAATTACAGATTACGCAGAATAAGAAGAGCAAAGCTAATCATGCGCAAATGGTTAAGCAAGCGAAGAATGTCTTAAAGCAAAAGGATTTGGCCAATAAGACATTGACGATTGATTGTTTAGGAAATCTTGATTTAGTGGCTGGCAATTCGGTTGAAGTAAAAATCGTAGGTTATAAAACAATCAAGAACTGCGGGATTCTGAAAGCAACGCATAATTTTGGCACTGATTATAATTGCAGTTTAGAAATGAAGGTGATGGCATCATGGCTGGCGAACGACTCTACAGAATGA
- a CDS encoding DUF2577 domain-containing protein — protein MAGERLYRMMHERGGSDNEYCDIVYGTVDSVDPLKVQLANDMILTDDFIVLGKNIGKIVLNGRVKVYAHSDKVGSASGNRPELIEKVRYELDNSLKAGDKVSMIRADGGQQFYLFEREPNKPLKLE, from the coding sequence ATGGCTGGCGAACGACTCTACAGAATGATGCACGAGCGAGGCGGTTCTGACAATGAATATTGCGATATTGTTTATGGCACGGTTGATTCAGTTGACCCGTTAAAAGTACAATTGGCCAACGACATGATTTTGACCGACGATTTTATCGTGCTGGGCAAAAATATTGGCAAGATTGTATTGAATGGCAGAGTTAAGGTTTATGCCCATAGTGACAAAGTTGGCAGTGCGTCAGGCAATCGTCCTGAATTGATTGAAAAGGTCAGATATGAGCTTGATAACAGTTTAAAAGCTGGCGATAAAGTTAGTATGATCCGGGCAGATGGTGGCCAGCAATTCTACTTGTTTGAACGTGAACCAAATAAACCGCTAAAACTTGAATAA